Genomic window (Streptomyces cadmiisoli):
ATCTCCGCGATGTCCGTGATGACGACGTTGAGCACACCGGCCGGCAGACCCGCGTCCTCGAACAGCTTCGCGATCGCTGAGCCGCCGGCGACGGGGGTGTCCTGGTGCGGCTTGAGGACCACGGCGTTGCCCAGGGCCAGGGCCGGGGCGGCCGACTTCAGCGACAGCAGGAAGGGGAAGTTGAAGGGGCTGATGACACCGACGACACCGACCGGGACGCGGTAGACGCGGTTCTCCTTGCCGGGGATCGGGGACGCCAGGATGCGGTCCTCGGCGCGCAGCGTCAGCGCGACGGCCTCCCGCAGGAACTCCTTGGCGAGGTGCAGCTCGAAGGCGGCCTTCAGATGGGTGCCGCCGAGTTCCGCGATGATCAGCTCGGTGAGCTCCTGCTCACGCTCCTCGACCAGGCGCAGCACCTTCTCCAGCACGGCGCGGCGGGCGAAGGGACCTGCCGCGGCCCACTCCTTCTGGGCACGGGCGGCGGCGCGGTAGGCCTGATCGATCTCGTCGACCGTGGCTATGGTGATCGCGGCCAGCTTCTCGCCGTCGTACGGGTTGAAGTCGATGATGTCCCAGGAACCGGTGCCCGGACGCCACTCGCCGTCGATGTACTGCTGTGCCAGGTCAGTGAAGTAGGACGACATGTGATCCCTCAATTCCCTGCCGCAGGAGCAGTCGAAGGCGGCCCGGAACGGTACGGCCGGCACGGACACCTGATCGACTCGTGATCTGATCTCACGTCATCGTACTGTCGTATTACGACAGTTGTAGGAGACCTCGGAGAAGATCCCGGCTCTCCGCCGGACCGGGGCTGTCCCGCTGCAACTCCTTGAGCGCCTTCTCGTACTGGGCGACGTCCTCGGCCTTGTCGAGGTACAGGGCGCTGGTGAGCTGCTCCAGATAGACGACGTCCGACAGATCGGACTCCGGGAAGCTGAGGATCGTGAAGGCGCCGGACTCGCCCGCGTGGCCGCCGAAGCTGAACGGCATGATCTGAAGCCGTACGTTCGGCCGCTCGGAGAACTCGATGAGGTGCTGGAGCTGTCCGCGCATCACCTCGCGGTCGCCGTAGGGGCGGCGCAGGGCGGCCTCGTCCAGGACGATGTGGAAGTCGGGGGCGCTCTCGGAGACGAGGTGCTTCTGCCGCTCCAGGCGCAGTGCCACGCGCTTCTCGACGTCCGCCTCGCTCGCGCCCTGCATACCGCGCCGCACCACCGCACGCGCGTACGCCTCGGTCTGCAGCAGTCCGTGCACGAACTGCACCTCGTACGCGCGGATCAGCGAGGCCGCGCCCTCCAGGCCCACATAGGTGGGGAACCAGCTCGGCAGGACGTCCGAGTAACTGTGCCACCAGCCCGCGACGTTGGCCTCCCGGGCCAGCGAGACCAGCGAGGTGCGCTCCGTCTCGTCCATGATCCCGTACAGCGTCAGCAGGTCCTCGACGTCCCTCGTCTTGAAGCTCACCCGGCCCAGCTCCATCCGGCTGATCTTCGACTCGGAGGCGCGGATGTGGTAACCCGCCGCCTCGC
Coding sequences:
- a CDS encoding helix-turn-helix domain-containing protein — its product is MLLGSQLRRLREARGITREAAGYHIRASESKISRMELGRVSFKTRDVEDLLTLYGIMDETERTSLVSLAREANVAGWWHSYSDVLPSWFPTYVGLEGAASLIRAYEVQFVHGLLQTEAYARAVVRRGMQGASEADVEKRVALRLERQKHLVSESAPDFHIVLDEAALRRPYGDREVMRGQLQHLIEFSERPNVRLQIMPFSFGGHAGESGAFTILSFPESDLSDVVYLEQLTSALYLDKAEDVAQYEKALKELQRDSPGPAESRDLLRGLLQLS